Proteins from a genomic interval of Sugiyamaella lignohabitans strain CBS 10342 chromosome C, complete sequence:
- the RPS3 gene encoding ribosomal 40S subunit protein S3 (Protein component of the small (40S) ribosomal subunit; has apurinic/apyrimidinic (AP) endonuclease activity; essential for viability; homologous to mammalian ribosomal protein S3 and bacterial S3; GO_component: GO:0030686 - 90S preribosome [Evidence IDA] [PMID 12150911]; GO_component: GO:0005737 - cytoplasm [Evidence IEA,IEA]; GO_component: GO:0022627 - cytosolic small ribosomal subunit [Evidence IDA] [PMID 18782943]; GO_component: GO:0022627 - cytosolic small ribosomal subunit [Evidence IDA] [PMID 3533916]; GO_component: GO:0022627 - cytosolic small ribosomal subunit [Evidence IDA] [PMID 385049]; GO_component: GO:0005622 - intracellular [Evidence IEA]; GO_component: GO:0030688 - preribosome, small subunit precursor [Evidence IDA] [PMID 16738661]; GO_component: GO:0030529 - ribonucleoprotein complex [Evidence IEA]; GO_component: GO:0005840 - ribosome [Evidence IEA,IEA]; GO_component: GO:0015935 - small ribosomal subunit [Evidence IEA]; GO_function: GO:0003906 - DNA-(apurinic or apyrimidinic site) lyase activity [Evidence IDA] [PMID 11561734]; GO_function: GO:0003723 - RNA binding [Evidence IEA,IEA]; GO_function: GO:0003735 - structural constituent of ribosome [Evidence IEA]; GO_function: GO:0003735 - structural constituent of ribosome [Evidence IDA] [PMID 18782943]; GO_process: GO:0002181 - cytoplasmic translation [Evidence IC] [PMID 18782943]; GO_process: GO:0002181 - cytoplasmic translation [Evidence IC] [PMID 3533916]; GO_process: GO:0002181 - cytoplasmic translation [Evidence IC] [PMID 385049]; GO_process: GO:0006407 - rRNA export from nucleus [Evidence IMP] [PMID 16246728]; GO_process: GO:0000056 - ribosomal small subunit export from nucleus [Evidence IGI] [PMID 22570489]; GO_process: GO:0006412 - translation [Evidence IEA]), producing the protein MPQVNISQKRKHVADGVLYAELNEFFTRELAEEGYSGVEVRTTPTKTEIVVRATHTQNVLGENGRRIRELTSLVQKRFRLQDGSVAIYAERVQQRGLSAVAQCESLRYKLLNGLAIRRAAYGVVRYVMESGAKGVEVVISGKLRAARAKAMKFQDGFMIHSGQPVVDFIDTATRHVLLRQGVLGIKVKIMRDPAAGAKPGTPKSSLPDFVNIHPPKEEAAVAEPNVIDYTPRAPAPVAEEQPAEAAAPVEPVA; encoded by the coding sequence ATGCCTCAAGTTAACATCTCCCAAAAGCGTAAGCACGTCGCTGACGGTGTTCTCTATGCCGAACTTAACGAGTTCTTCACCCGTGAGCTCGCTGAGGAGGGATACTCTGGTGTCGAAGTCAGAACCACCCCTACCAAGACTGAAATTGTCGTCAGAGCCACTCACACCCAAAACGTTCTTGGTGAGAACGGTCGTCGTATCCGTGAATTGACTTCTCTTGTCCAAAAGAGATTCAGACTCCAAGATGGTTCTGTTGCCATCTACGCTGAGCGTGTCCAACAACGTGGTCTCTCTGCTGTCGCTCAATGTGAGTCTCTTCGTTACAAGCTTCTTAACGGTCTTGCCATCCGTCGTGCTGCTTACGGTGTTGTCCGTTACGTCATGGAGTCTGGTGCCAAGGGTGTTGAGGTTGTTATCTCTGGTAAGCTCCGTGCTGCTCGTGCCAAGGCCATGAAGTTCCAAGATGGTTTCATGATCCACTCTGGTCAACCCGTTGTTGACTTCATTGATACTGCTACTCGTCACGTTTTGCTTAGACAAGGTGTTCTTGGTATCAAGGTTAAGATCATGAGagaccctgctgctggtgccaagCCTGGTACTCCCAAGTCTTCTCTTCCCGATTTCGTCAACATCCACCCCCCTAAGGAggaggctgctgttgccgAGCCCAATGTCATTGACTACACTCCCAgagctcctgctcctgtcgctgaggagcaacccgctgaggctgctgctcccgTCGAGCCTGTTGCTTAA